A single Flavobacterium sp. 1 DNA region contains:
- a CDS encoding TraB/GumN family protein, producing the protein MKNVFKSIVAVTVLALNFSVNAQTQKSENSVLWEVSGNGLVKPSYLFGTIHMICGKDFVMKPKATDAFSKTSKLALEVNMGDIEELKIVQQAAMGKEPLSKTLSPKQIAQLEDVLKSNGGLTLAQVDSYTLETVMSLLFMKSFGCADLKFYEVEFLAKAKESNKPIVGLEKAAEQLDFLNKSFTDDELLAYLQKINANMSDTMIKDYANEDIDSLYAMTTDKELMSVRTKKILLDNRNINWLKIMPEMMRKESVFFAVGAAHLAGEVGVINLLKKAGYTVKPIMN; encoded by the coding sequence ATGAAAAATGTATTTAAATCAATTGTAGCAGTAACGGTATTAGCCCTTAATTTTTCAGTTAATGCACAAACTCAAAAAAGTGAAAATTCAGTGTTGTGGGAAGTATCAGGTAATGGATTGGTAAAACCTTCTTACCTTTTCGGAACCATTCACATGATCTGTGGGAAAGATTTTGTTATGAAACCTAAAGCCACTGATGCTTTCTCTAAAACCTCAAAACTGGCTTTAGAAGTTAATATGGGTGATATTGAGGAGTTAAAAATAGTGCAGCAGGCAGCCATGGGCAAAGAACCATTGTCTAAAACATTATCCCCAAAACAAATTGCACAATTAGAAGATGTCTTAAAAAGTAACGGAGGACTTACATTGGCTCAGGTCGATAGTTATACTCTGGAAACAGTTATGAGTTTATTGTTTATGAAATCGTTTGGCTGTGCCGATTTGAAATTTTATGAAGTGGAATTTCTTGCTAAGGCTAAAGAAAGCAATAAGCCAATTGTTGGACTCGAAAAAGCTGCTGAGCAATTGGATTTTTTAAACAAATCATTTACAGATGATGAACTGCTTGCTTATTTACAAAAGATAAATGCCAACATGTCTGATACTATGATAAAAGATTATGCAAATGAAGATATAGACAGTCTTTATGCGATGACAACTGACAAAGAATTGATGTCTGTAAGAACCAAAAAAATATTATTAGATAATAGAAATATAAATTGGTTAAAAATAATGCCCGAAATGATGCGTAAAGAAAGTGTTTTCTTTGCAGTAGGCGCAGCACATTTAGCAGGAGAAGTTGGAGTGATCAATTTATTAAAGAAAGCTGGATATACAGTGAAACCTATAATGAACTAA
- a CDS encoding pyridoxal phosphate-dependent aminotransferase family protein, which translates to MNFPKNLTDKLERRKLNKSLRVLPQPNDLIDFASNDYIGFSKSEAIFNAAHQFLLDRNIKSNGATGSRLISGNHFLYTETENFIAQFHQSESALLFNSGYDANVGFFSAVPQKGDLILYDELCHASIRDGIQLSNAKSYKFKHNDFEDLEKKIINFNGNNNEKTAIIYIVTETVFSMDGDCPNMEELITVSEKNNCYLVVDEAHALGVFGEKGEGLIQYLQLQDKIFARIMTFGKGLGCHGAVVLGSEELKSYLVNFARSFIYTTGLSPHSVATILVGYHHLEKDKNALELLKENIVFFNQVKKMLYLNPLFIRSKSAIQSAIIPGNEKVKSIANALQKKGFDVKAILSPTVPEGQERLRFCIHNFNSKEEISSLMTCLSSLL; encoded by the coding sequence ATGAATTTTCCAAAAAATCTTACCGATAAACTCGAAAGGCGTAAGCTAAATAAATCCCTACGGGTACTTCCGCAGCCAAATGATTTAATTGATTTTGCTTCAAATGATTATATTGGTTTTTCAAAATCGGAAGCAATTTTTAATGCTGCCCATCAATTTTTATTGGATCGTAATATAAAAAGCAATGGAGCAACAGGATCACGGTTAATCTCTGGTAATCACTTTTTATATACTGAAACAGAAAATTTTATTGCTCAATTCCATCAATCAGAATCGGCTTTGCTGTTTAATTCCGGTTATGATGCCAACGTAGGTTTCTTCAGTGCTGTTCCCCAAAAAGGAGATTTGATTTTATACGATGAATTATGTCATGCTTCCATTCGGGACGGAATTCAATTGTCGAATGCCAAGTCTTATAAATTCAAGCATAATGATTTTGAGGATTTAGAAAAAAAGATTATCAATTTCAATGGCAATAACAATGAAAAAACCGCAATAATCTATATTGTGACCGAAACTGTTTTTTCGATGGACGGCGATTGTCCAAATATGGAAGAATTGATTACTGTTTCGGAGAAAAACAACTGTTATTTAGTAGTAGATGAAGCCCATGCTTTGGGAGTTTTTGGAGAAAAAGGAGAAGGCTTGATTCAATATTTACAGCTGCAGGACAAAATATTTGCCCGAATAATGACTTTTGGTAAAGGTTTAGGCTGTCATGGGGCAGTTGTTTTGGGTTCGGAGGAATTGAAATCGTATCTCGTTAATTTTGCCCGAAGTTTTATTTATACCACAGGGCTTTCACCTCATTCAGTAGCCACGATTTTAGTTGGCTATCATCATTTAGAAAAAGATAAAAACGCACTTGAATTACTAAAAGAAAACATTGTCTTTTTTAATCAGGTAAAAAAAATGCTGTATTTAAATCCGCTTTTTATCCGCAGTAAATCAGCAATACAAAGCGCCATTATTCCTGGAAATGAAAAGGTAAAAAGCATTGCTAATGCTCTCCAAAAAAAGGGTTTTGATGTCAAAGCGATACTTTCGCCTACAGTTCCAGAAGGGCAGGAAAGATTGCGTTTTTGTATCCATAACTTCAATTCAAAAGAAGAAATTTCATCTCTGATGACCTGTCTTTCCTCACTTCTTTGA
- a CDS encoding F0F1 ATP synthase subunit epsilon, translating to MLLEIVSPEAKLFSGEITSISVPGVDGRFQMLNNHAPIVSLLQKGTVNITAPSFDLDEETASLFTKINDQNYTLEINSGTLELKDNKVIVLAD from the coding sequence ATGTTATTAGAAATAGTATCACCAGAAGCGAAATTATTTTCAGGAGAAATCACTTCTATTTCTGTTCCAGGAGTAGACGGTCGATTTCAAATGCTGAATAACCACGCTCCAATAGTTTCATTGCTTCAAAAAGGAACAGTTAATATTACTGCTCCAAGCTTTGATTTAGACGAAGAAACAGCAAGTTTATTTACAAAAATAAATGATCAAAATTATACTTTAGAAATTAACTCTGGGACTCTTGAGTTAAAAGACAATAAAGTAATTGTTTTAGCAGATTAA
- the atpD gene encoding F0F1 ATP synthase subunit beta produces the protein MSKVIGKVAQIIGPVVDVVFNGKDVELPKIYDSLEITKKDGTLLVLEVQSHIGENTVRTISMDSTDGLSRGYEVVGTGNPIKMPIGADVYGRLFNVIGDAIDGLPALPKTGENGTPIHKQAPRFEDLSTSSEVLFTGIKVIDLIEPYSKGGKIGLFGGAGVGKTVLIQELINNIAKGHGGLSVFAGVGERTREGNDLLREMLESGIIKYGEEFMHSMENGGWDLSKVDLPGMRESKATFVFGQMNEPPGARARVALSGLSIAEYFRDGAGSDQGKDVLFFVDNIFRFTQAGSEVSALLGRMPSAVGYQPTLATEMGAMQERITSTNKGSITSVQAVYVPADDLTDPAPATTFAHLDATTVLSRKIAELGIYPAVDPLDSTSRILAPHIIGAEHYDCAQRVKEILQKYKQLQDIIAILGMEELSEDDKLAVSRARRVQRFLSQPFHVAEQFTGLKGVLVDIKDTIKGFNMIIDGELDHLPESAFNLKGTIEEAIEAGEKMLAEA, from the coding sequence ATGTCAAAAGTAATAGGAAAAGTTGCCCAAATCATTGGACCAGTAGTCGATGTAGTTTTCAACGGAAAAGATGTTGAACTTCCAAAAATTTATGATTCATTAGAAATCACAAAAAAAGACGGAACGTTATTAGTTCTAGAAGTGCAATCTCACATCGGTGAAAACACTGTTCGTACCATTTCGATGGATTCAACAGACGGTTTGAGCAGAGGTTATGAAGTAGTTGGAACAGGAAATCCAATCAAAATGCCAATCGGAGCCGATGTTTACGGTCGTTTGTTTAATGTAATTGGTGATGCTATTGACGGTTTGCCAGCTTTGCCTAAAACAGGTGAAAACGGAACTCCAATTCACAAGCAAGCACCAAGATTCGAAGATTTATCTACATCTTCTGAAGTTTTATTTACAGGTATTAAAGTAATCGATTTGATTGAACCTTATTCAAAAGGGGGTAAAATTGGATTGTTTGGTGGTGCTGGAGTAGGTAAGACAGTATTGATTCAGGAGCTGATTAACAATATTGCAAAAGGTCACGGTGGACTTTCTGTATTCGCAGGAGTAGGAGAAAGAACACGTGAAGGGAATGACTTACTTCGTGAGATGTTGGAGTCAGGAATTATTAAATACGGTGAGGAATTCATGCACTCTATGGAAAATGGAGGATGGGATTTATCTAAAGTAGATTTACCTGGAATGAGAGAGTCTAAAGCTACTTTCGTTTTCGGACAAATGAATGAGCCTCCAGGAGCTCGTGCACGTGTGGCACTTTCTGGATTGTCTATCGCAGAGTATTTCCGTGATGGTGCAGGTTCTGATCAAGGAAAAGACGTATTGTTCTTCGTTGATAATATCTTCCGTTTTACACAAGCAGGTTCTGAGGTTTCGGCTCTTTTAGGTCGTATGCCATCTGCGGTAGGTTACCAACCAACATTGGCAACTGAAATGGGTGCGATGCAAGAGCGTATTACATCTACAAACAAAGGTTCTATTACATCAGTACAAGCGGTTTACGTTCCTGCGGATGACTTAACTGACCCGGCACCAGCAACAACGTTTGCCCACCTTGATGCTACAACTGTATTGTCTCGTAAAATTGCTGAGTTAGGTATCTATCCTGCGGTGGATCCATTGGATTCTACTTCAAGAATTTTAGCTCCTCACATTATTGGTGCTGAGCATTATGACTGTGCACAAAGAGTAAAAGAAATTCTTCAAAAATACAAACAATTGCAAGATATTATCGCAATTCTAGGTATGGAAGAGTTATCTGAAGATGATAAATTAGCGGTTTCAAGAGCTAGACGTGTACAACGTTTCTTGTCTCAGCCTTTCCACGTTGCAGAGCAATTTACAGGATTAAAAGGTGTATTAGTTGATATCAAAGATACTATCAAAGGATTTAACATGATTATTGACGGTGAATTGGATCACTTGCCAGAATCAGCTTTCAACCTTAAAGGTACGATTGAAGAAGCTATCGAGGCTGGAGAAAAAATGTTGGCAGAAGCTTAA
- a CDS encoding SGNH/GDSL hydrolase family protein, which yields MIKKFKWLLLVSLSFVACNNNDDEDSATAEIPITPGSASFAKYVALGDSFAAGYSDGALFKASQETSYVNILAQQFIPAGGTAITIPLMSDNVGGLLLGGNVIASSRMAILGFTAGSPNIGSIPGVPTTEVTNHLTGSFNNLGIPGAKSYHLIASGYGNVAGVASGKANPYYARFATSGTTTVLADALVQSPSFFSLFIGGNDVLSFATSGGVGVNQTGNLDPSTYGSNDITDPNVFANVYTGLVTNLTAKGAKGVVANLPYVTSLPYFTTVPYNPVPLDAAKAVQLNAGYAQYNGGLQAMVTNKLLSAEEATRRTIKFAAGNNAVVIVDSYLTNLSAYGVPSYRQVTKEDLVVLTAKNFIGTLVGGDQTKINGVSVPLADQWVLSKDEVKEVAAATDAYNVTIDAIAKSKGLAFVDTKAALTQLSLTGVRFGNFQMTASYVTGGAFSLDGVHPTPRGYAYIANLFVNAINTKYGATLRTVDLSQYQSLFPAVIK from the coding sequence ATGATAAAAAAATTCAAATGGCTGCTGTTAGTTTCTTTAAGCTTTGTAGCATGTAATAATAATGATGATGAGGATTCGGCGACGGCGGAAATTCCTATTACTCCTGGTTCTGCTTCTTTTGCAAAATATGTGGCTTTAGGAGATTCTTTTGCGGCAGGTTATAGCGATGGAGCTCTTTTTAAAGCAAGTCAGGAAACATCGTATGTAAATATATTAGCCCAACAATTTATACCAGCTGGCGGTACGGCTATCACGATACCTTTAATGTCTGATAATGTCGGAGGTTTGCTGTTGGGAGGTAATGTAATTGCCAGCAGCAGAATGGCTATCCTTGGTTTTACAGCGGGTTCGCCAAATATAGGTTCGATTCCTGGTGTTCCGACAACTGAAGTTACAAATCACTTAACGGGTTCATTTAATAATTTGGGAATTCCAGGAGCCAAAAGTTATCATTTAATTGCATCTGGATATGGAAATGTGGCTGGAGTGGCTTCGGGTAAAGCAAATCCTTATTATGCACGTTTTGCCACTTCAGGAACAACTACTGTGCTGGCTGATGCCTTGGTGCAGTCGCCAAGTTTCTTTTCTTTGTTTATTGGTGGAAATGATGTTTTAAGTTTTGCTACATCTGGAGGTGTTGGTGTGAACCAAACAGGAAATTTAGATCCTTCAACTTACGGTTCAAATGATATTACAGATCCAAACGTTTTTGCCAATGTATATACTGGTTTGGTTACTAATTTGACGGCTAAAGGAGCAAAAGGGGTAGTTGCAAATTTACCATACGTTACGTCATTGCCTTATTTCACAACAGTTCCTTACAATCCTGTTCCTTTGGATGCAGCAAAGGCGGTTCAATTAAATGCGGGTTATGCGCAATACAATGGAGGTTTGCAGGCTATGGTAACAAATAAATTGCTAAGTGCAGAAGAAGCGACAAGAAGAACTATAAAATTTGCAGCGGGTAATAATGCGGTTGTTATTGTAGACAGTTATTTGACTAATTTATCTGCTTATGGAGTGCCATCTTACAGACAAGTGACCAAAGAAGATCTTGTAGTATTAACAGCAAAGAATTTTATTGGTACTTTGGTTGGTGGAGATCAGACAAAAATCAATGGTGTTTCTGTTCCTTTGGCGGATCAATGGGTGCTTTCAAAAGATGAAGTTAAAGAAGTAGCTGCAGCTACAGATGCTTATAATGTGACTATCGATGCAATTGCAAAATCTAAAGGACTTGCTTTTGTAGATACTAAAGCTGCGCTGACTCAATTGTCTTTAACGGGAGTCCGTTTTGGAAACTTTCAAATGACGGCTTCTTATGTGACAGGCGGTGCTTTTTCATTAGACGGGGTTCATCCTACACCAAGAGGCTATGCTTATATTGCTAACCTTTTTGTAAATGCTATAAATACCAAATATGGAGCAACATTGAGAACAGTGGATTTGTCACAGTATCAAAGTTTGTTTCCTGCTGTCATAAAGTAA
- a CDS encoding TonB-dependent receptor, with protein sequence MRLYLLFLTLFFCSISFAQNSIKGVVTDEKNQPIAGASINVAGTKEGAVSDYDGSFVLITKQTPPFSLEIKAIGYSSSDISVESFSQKVIVKLDSEETKLNEIVVSASRAPERVLQSPVTIERMGIQQVKSTTAPTFYDGLENLKEVQFNTSSISFKTVNTRGFAAVGNTRFMQLVDGMDNSSPALNFVLGNLIGLSDIDVASVELLPGASSALYGANAFNGILFMNSKSPFVYQGISSYVKYGQTSQDVAGTNDYFDMGIRAATAFSKHFAVKANFNYMKATEWIADDRRSMTGGAIGHDGNQNYDGLNIYGDEVTTFITNVGQVSRTGYREKDLNDNKVNSVKADFSMHFKPWANDTEIILQYKLGLGNTIYQGANRYALNDFFMSQTRIEVKGKNFFARAYQSSEDAGNSYDMRFAGWNVQRMAKSDTNWFTDYATSFQLSSAALGLDSNEAANYARTFADTNVSPGLNLVPNTDPTNPSAPRGVRFEPGTPEFANALNTVKSNPDFTEGAKFTDQSKIYHSDVNYNFKELIKFAEIQVGGSARQYEMNSSGSIFTDYDGPIRYNEFGVYTQASKLFMEERLKLVASIRYDKSQNFDGNVSPRVSVVYSAGAQKTHNFRVSYQTGFRNPTTQDQYIGLDLGPFALIGSAPENLVRYSEVRNVSAAGQAAYTAAGNPTTTVVMDGTDAYNKSYTLTSLQAFSAAYAVATNVTEQATAAALLKVANVNLVRPEEVKAYELGYRTIINNDFSVDINGYYNQYNHFLNTSRVAGVYYGDVNAAFNPAEELSATKALIRGDRRIYQVYSNTTADVASLGFGIGMSKKVYKDFELGANYNYSQLNFDQSEDPGFVTGFNTPKHRVKASLGNAKLFKNFGFNTNVRWNSEYLWQSSFADGMIPSTTVVDAQINYAVPACKLLFKVGATNIGGKDYIQVIGAGSIGQQWFASLTINP encoded by the coding sequence ATGAGATTGTATTTACTTTTTTTAACATTATTCTTTTGTAGCATATCTTTTGCGCAAAATTCCATCAAAGGGGTTGTTACAGATGAAAAAAATCAGCCAATAGCAGGTGCCAGTATTAATGTGGCAGGAACAAAGGAAGGAGCGGTTTCGGATTATGATGGTTCTTTTGTTTTAATTACTAAGCAAACACCTCCTTTTTCTCTTGAAATTAAAGCTATCGGTTATAGTTCTTCCGATATTTCTGTGGAATCATTTAGTCAAAAAGTTATTGTAAAATTAGATTCAGAAGAGACTAAATTAAATGAAATTGTTGTTTCTGCTTCGAGAGCTCCTGAAAGAGTATTACAGTCACCTGTTACAATTGAAAGAATGGGCATCCAGCAGGTAAAAAGTACAACAGCACCAACTTTCTATGATGGTTTAGAAAATTTGAAAGAAGTGCAGTTTAATACGAGCAGTATTTCATTCAAAACTGTTAATACCAGAGGGTTTGCCGCAGTAGGAAATACCCGTTTTATGCAGCTGGTTGATGGTATGGATAATTCATCTCCAGCATTGAACTTTGTTTTAGGCAACTTAATTGGTCTTTCGGATATTGATGTAGCTAGTGTGGAGCTTTTGCCGGGAGCTTCTTCTGCTTTATATGGAGCAAATGCATTCAATGGAATTTTATTCATGAACAGCAAGAGTCCTTTTGTTTATCAGGGAATCAGCTCTTATGTAAAATATGGGCAGACTTCTCAAGATGTTGCCGGAACCAATGACTATTTTGATATGGGAATTAGGGCGGCTACTGCTTTTAGTAAACATTTTGCAGTTAAAGCTAATTTTAATTATATGAAAGCTACCGAATGGATAGCTGATGATAGAAGAAGTATGACTGGTGGTGCTATAGGTCATGATGGAAATCAAAATTATGACGGGTTGAATATTTATGGAGACGAGGTGACTACTTTTATTACTAATGTCGGGCAGGTAAGCAGAACCGGATATCGTGAAAAAGATTTAAATGATAATAAAGTAAATAGTGTAAAAGCTGATTTTTCTATGCATTTTAAGCCATGGGCAAATGATACTGAGATTATACTTCAATATAAGTTGGGTCTTGGAAATACTATTTACCAAGGAGCGAATAGATATGCTTTGAATGATTTCTTTATGAGTCAGACGAGAATCGAAGTGAAGGGGAAAAACTTTTTTGCTAGAGCTTATCAATCTTCTGAAGATGCTGGAAATTCGTATGATATGCGTTTCGCGGGTTGGAATGTGCAAAGAATGGCTAAATCGGATACTAACTGGTTTACTGATTATGCGACATCGTTTCAATTATCATCTGCTGCTTTAGGGCTTGATTCCAATGAAGCTGCAAATTATGCACGGACTTTTGCAGATACCAATGTTTCTCCAGGTTTGAATTTAGTGCCTAATACGGATCCTACTAATCCGTCAGCACCTCGAGGGGTAAGATTTGAGCCGGGAACTCCTGAGTTTGCAAATGCGCTCAATACTGTTAAATCCAATCCTGACTTTACTGAAGGAGCTAAATTTACGGATCAGTCAAAAATATACCATTCTGATGTAAATTATAATTTTAAAGAACTAATTAAGTTTGCTGAAATTCAAGTCGGAGGTTCTGCCCGCCAATACGAAATGAATTCCAGCGGTTCAATTTTTACTGATTATGACGGACCAATCCGTTATAATGAATTTGGGGTTTATACTCAAGCTTCAAAATTATTTATGGAGGAACGTTTAAAATTGGTTGCTTCTATACGTTATGATAAAAGTCAAAATTTTGATGGTAATGTATCTCCAAGAGTTTCTGTTGTGTACTCTGCAGGTGCTCAGAAAACACACAATTTTAGAGTTTCTTACCAAACAGGTTTTAGAAATCCAACCACACAGGATCAGTATATCGGACTTGATTTAGGGCCATTTGCTTTAATTGGTTCTGCTCCTGAGAATTTAGTACGTTATTCTGAAGTTAGAAATGTAAGTGCTGCAGGTCAAGCTGCATATACAGCCGCAGGAAATCCAACTACAACTGTTGTAATGGATGGGACGGATGCTTACAATAAATCATATACTTTAACTTCTTTGCAGGCTTTTAGTGCGGCTTATGCTGTTGCTACTAATGTTACTGAGCAAGCAACTGCGGCCGCCTTGTTGAAAGTAGCAAATGTTAATCTAGTGCGTCCTGAAGAAGTGAAAGCCTATGAATTAGGGTATAGAACGATAATTAATAATGATTTTTCAGTAGATATCAATGGATATTACAATCAGTACAATCATTTCTTGAATACTTCTAGAGTAGCTGGAGTTTATTATGGGGATGTGAATGCGGCTTTTAATCCAGCAGAAGAATTAAGTGCTACAAAAGCTTTGATAAGAGGTGACAGAAGAATTTACCAAGTGTATTCGAATACTACTGCGGATGTTGCTTCATTGGGTTTTGGTATTGGTATGTCTAAAAAAGTATATAAAGATTTTGAATTAGGTGCGAATTATAATTACTCTCAATTAAATTTTGATCAATCTGAGGATCCTGGATTTGTAACTGGATTCAATACTCCTAAGCATAGAGTAAAAGCATCATTGGGAAATGCCAAATTGTTTAAAAATTTTGGATTTAATACGAATGTTAGATGGAACTCGGAGTATTTGTGGCAATCTTCTTTTGCTGATGGAATGATTCCGTCTACCACTGTAGTAGATGCTCAAATCAATTATGCTGTTCCAGCTTGTAAATTGTTATTCAAAGTAGGGGCTACTAATATTGGAGGCAAAGATTATATCCAAGTAATAGGTGCGGGTTCAATAGGTCAGCAATGGTTTGCTTCATTGACAATTAATCCTTAA
- the glmS gene encoding glutamine--fructose-6-phosphate transaminase (isomerizing) → MCGIVGYIGHREAYPIIIKGLKRLEYRGYDSAGVMLYDGEFLKLSKTKGKVSDLEIKAQNEITLNGSIGIGHTRWATHGVPNDVNSHPHVSNSGDLVIIHNGIIENYAPLKVELIKRGYTFASDTDSEVLINLIEEVQKKEKLKLGKAVQVALNQVVGAYAIAVFDKKTPNEIVAARLGSPLAIGIGEGEYFIASDASPFIEYTTNAVYLEDGEMANIRLHKPMKVRKIKDDSIVDPYIQELQMNLEQIEKGGYDHFMLKEIYEQPSVIKDTYRGRLHANEGIIQMAGVEDNIEKFLNADRIIIVACGTSWHAGLVAEYVIEEFARIPVEVEYASEFRYRNPIINSKDVVIAISQSGETADTMAAIKLAKDHGAFVFGVCNVVGSSISRESHAGAYTHAGPEIGVASTKAFTTQITVLTMLALRLAKAKGTLTHSDFHTYLQELEIIPEKVKEALETNVKAMEIAAIFKDAPNCLYLGRGYNFPVALEGALKLKEISYIHAEGYPAAEMKHGPIALIDELMPVIVIAPKQGHYDKIVSNIQEIKSRSGKIIAVVTKGDTQVRELADYVIEIPETSDALSPLITTIPLQLLSYHIAVMRRCNVDQPRNLAKSVTVE, encoded by the coding sequence ATGTGTGGAATTGTTGGATATATTGGTCATAGAGAAGCTTATCCTATTATAATAAAAGGACTTAAGCGGTTAGAATATCGTGGATATGACAGTGCTGGAGTTATGCTGTATGATGGGGAATTCTTAAAATTATCAAAAACCAAGGGCAAAGTTTCTGATTTAGAAATTAAGGCTCAAAATGAAATTACTTTAAATGGATCGATTGGAATTGGTCATACGCGTTGGGCAACTCATGGTGTTCCAAATGATGTAAATTCACATCCTCATGTTTCTAATTCAGGAGATTTAGTGATTATTCACAATGGGATTATTGAAAATTATGCTCCGTTGAAAGTGGAGCTGATAAAAAGAGGTTATACTTTTGCTTCTGATACTGATTCTGAAGTTTTAATTAATCTTATTGAAGAAGTTCAGAAAAAGGAAAAATTAAAATTAGGGAAAGCGGTTCAAGTAGCATTAAATCAAGTTGTTGGAGCTTATGCTATTGCGGTTTTTGATAAAAAAACACCAAATGAAATTGTTGCGGCAAGACTTGGCAGTCCATTAGCGATTGGAATTGGCGAAGGTGAATATTTTATTGCTTCAGATGCTTCTCCATTCATTGAGTATACTACGAATGCAGTGTATCTTGAAGACGGGGAAATGGCCAATATTAGATTGCATAAACCGATGAAAGTCCGTAAAATTAAAGATGACTCTATTGTTGATCCTTATATTCAGGAGCTTCAAATGAACTTGGAGCAAATTGAAAAAGGAGGTTATGATCATTTCATGCTGAAAGAAATCTACGAACAGCCAAGCGTAATAAAAGATACTTATAGAGGGAGATTACATGCTAATGAAGGAATTATCCAAATGGCAGGTGTTGAAGATAATATTGAGAAGTTTTTAAATGCTGACCGCATTATAATTGTGGCTTGCGGTACTTCTTGGCACGCAGGTTTGGTTGCTGAGTATGTTATTGAAGAGTTTGCCAGAATACCTGTTGAAGTTGAATATGCATCTGAATTTAGATATAGAAATCCAATCATTAACAGTAAAGATGTTGTAATTGCAATTTCACAATCAGGTGAAACAGCTGATACGATGGCTGCCATAAAATTAGCAAAAGATCATGGAGCATTTGTATTTGGCGTATGTAATGTAGTAGGATCTTCTATTTCCAGAGAATCTCACGCAGGAGCTTATACGCATGCTGGGCCAGAAATTGGGGTAGCTTCGACAAAGGCATTTACTACTCAAATTACTGTTTTGACAATGTTAGCTTTGCGTTTAGCTAAAGCTAAAGGAACTCTAACTCATTCTGATTTTCATACTTATCTTCAGGAATTGGAAATCATTCCGGAAAAAGTGAAAGAGGCTTTAGAAACTAATGTAAAAGCAATGGAGATAGCAGCTATTTTTAAGGACGCTCCTAATTGTTTGTATCTTGGTCGTGGTTACAATTTTCCTGTAGCACTTGAAGGGGCTTTGAAGCTTAAAGAGATTTCGTATATACATGCCGAGGGTTATCCTGCTGCAGAAATGAAACACGGACCAATTGCATTAATTGATGAATTGATGCCAGTTATTGTAATTGCTCCAAAACAAGGGCACTACGATAAAATTGTCAGTAACATTCAGGAAATTAAATCCAGAAGCGGTAAAATTATTGCAGTTGTAACTAAAGGTGATACACAAGTTCGTGAATTAGCTGATTATGTTATTGAAATTCCGGAAACATCAGATGCTTTATCCCCACTGATTACTACAATACCATTACAGCTTTTATCATATCATATAGCTGTAATGAGAAGATGTAATGTGGATCAGCCTAGAAATTTAGCTAAATCGGTTACGGTTGAATAA